In one window of Actinomycetes bacterium DNA:
- a CDS encoding methionine synthase, whose product MTWSGGWPVGAATGVGSMPGTDVREAVRMVLGELPDLPHLPELPARGPGAELTGRAVALLTDLPAEWGPFGWRLAGRPGHDLRLARSLLAEDLDAVQEATDGYAGPLKLQVCGPWTLAATVELGNGEKALADVGARRDLAVSLAEGIGGHVADLLRRVPGASVVVQLDEPSLSAVQSGGVPTASGFATLRSVREQELREHLRLVVDAVVASGAEPVVHCCAAQPPVELLVAAGARGLSLDATLLTPADDDAIGTALESGVHLLLGTVPALGAGADTGAGSDDARPARTLGRRLGVPPEQLAARVTVTPTCGLAGASPAYALAALGRARTAARRLVDDPEGERG is encoded by the coding sequence GTGACCTGGTCGGGGGGTTGGCCGGTCGGGGCGGCCACCGGGGTCGGCTCGATGCCCGGCACCGACGTGCGTGAGGCCGTCCGCATGGTGCTCGGCGAGCTGCCCGACCTGCCGCACCTGCCCGAGCTGCCGGCGCGGGGGCCGGGCGCGGAGCTGACCGGCCGCGCCGTCGCGCTGCTCACCGACCTGCCGGCCGAGTGGGGCCCGTTCGGCTGGCGGCTGGCCGGTCGGCCGGGGCATGACCTGCGCCTGGCCCGGTCGCTGCTGGCCGAGGACCTCGACGCCGTCCAGGAGGCCACCGACGGCTACGCCGGGCCGCTGAAGCTGCAGGTGTGCGGCCCGTGGACCCTCGCGGCCACCGTCGAGCTGGGCAACGGGGAGAAGGCGCTGGCCGACGTGGGGGCGCGGCGCGACCTCGCGGTGTCGCTGGCCGAGGGCATCGGCGGGCACGTGGCCGACCTGCTCCGGCGGGTGCCGGGCGCGTCGGTGGTCGTCCAGCTGGACGAGCCGTCGCTGTCCGCCGTCCAGTCCGGCGGAGTGCCCACCGCCAGCGGCTTCGCCACCCTGCGCTCGGTGCGCGAGCAGGAGCTGCGCGAGCATCTGCGGCTGGTCGTCGACGCGGTGGTGGCCAGTGGGGCCGAGCCGGTCGTGCACTGCTGCGCGGCGCAGCCTCCGGTCGAGCTGTTGGTGGCTGCCGGCGCGAGGGGGCTGTCCCTGGACGCGACGCTGCTGACCCCCGCCGATGACGACGCGATCGGGACGGCGCTGGAGTCCGGCGTCCACCTGCTGCTCGGCACGGTGCCCGCCCTCGGCGCCGGAGCCGACACGGGGGCCGGGTCCGATGATGCGCGACCGGCCCGCACGTTGGGCCGCCGGCTCGGGGTCCCGCCCGAGCAGCTGGCGGCCCGGGTGACGGTCACCCCGACCTGCGGCCTGGCCGGCGCCTCGCCCGCGTACGCACTGGCCGCGCTGGGACGGGCTCGGACGGCGGCACGCCGGCTGGTCGACGACCCGGAGGGCGAGCGTGGCTGA
- the ligA gene encoding NAD-dependent DNA ligase LigA, which produces MAELVDGVPAEARERAVELAKQIDEHQYRYYVLDAPVVSDTEYDALLRELTDLEERYPGVRTPDSPTQRVGGTYSTLFSPVQHLQRMMSLDNVFSAEELQAWAERVLRDAGGVVRWLCEVKHDGLAVDLVYEDGGLVRAATRGDGRTGEDVTANVRTLANVPAVLDASRRPVPELLEVRGEVYFPMAGFADLNAGLVAVGKAPFANPRNAAAGSLRQKDPRVTAARPLRLVVHGLGARFGFEPATQSEAYQALADWGLPASGQFRVVDDLAAVYDFIAHYGEHRHDLDHEIDGVVVKVDDFAAQGRLGATSRAPRWAIAYKYPPEEVTTKLLDIQVNVGRTGRVTPFGVMAPVRVSGSTVEMATLHNQDEVRRKGVLIGDTVVLRKAGDVIPEIVGPVVELRDGSERAFVMPTHCPACGTPLAPEKEGDVDIRCPNTRSCPAQLRERVFHLAGRGALDIEVLGYEAGAALLECGLIADEGDVFGLTAERLAGCPFFTRKDGGLSTNAAKLLDNLERAKAQPLWRVLVALSIRHVGPTAAQALARELRDLDRIASTPAQELAAVEGVGPVIAESIIEWFTVDWHRELVAKWRAAGVRMADEAESDGPRPLDGVAVVLTGTLAGWTRDAATEALQARGAKVTGSVSKTTGFVVAGDAPGSKYDKALQLGVPVLDADGLRVLLEQGPQVARALTAATD; this is translated from the coding sequence GTGGCTGAGCTGGTCGACGGCGTCCCGGCCGAGGCGAGGGAGCGCGCGGTCGAGCTGGCCAAGCAGATCGACGAGCACCAGTACCGCTACTACGTGCTGGACGCGCCGGTGGTCAGCGACACCGAGTACGACGCGCTGCTGCGCGAGCTGACCGACCTGGAGGAGCGCTACCCGGGGGTGCGCACCCCCGACTCGCCGACCCAGCGGGTCGGCGGGACCTACTCGACGCTGTTCAGCCCGGTCCAGCACCTCCAGCGGATGATGAGCCTGGACAACGTGTTCAGCGCCGAGGAGCTGCAGGCCTGGGCCGAGCGGGTGCTGCGCGACGCCGGCGGTGTGGTGCGCTGGCTGTGCGAGGTGAAGCACGACGGGCTGGCCGTCGACCTGGTCTACGAGGACGGCGGGCTGGTGCGGGCGGCCACCCGCGGTGACGGGCGCACCGGCGAGGACGTGACCGCGAACGTGCGCACCCTGGCGAATGTCCCGGCGGTGCTCGACGCCAGCCGGCGCCCGGTGCCCGAGCTGCTCGAGGTGCGCGGGGAGGTGTACTTCCCGATGGCCGGGTTCGCCGACCTCAACGCCGGCCTGGTGGCGGTCGGCAAGGCGCCGTTCGCCAACCCGCGTAACGCGGCGGCCGGCTCGCTGCGGCAGAAGGACCCGCGGGTCACCGCGGCGCGTCCGCTGCGGCTGGTGGTGCACGGGCTGGGCGCCCGCTTCGGCTTCGAGCCGGCGACCCAGTCCGAGGCGTACCAGGCGCTGGCCGACTGGGGGCTGCCGGCCAGCGGCCAGTTCCGGGTGGTCGACGATCTGGCCGCCGTCTACGACTTCATCGCCCACTACGGCGAGCACCGGCACGACCTGGACCACGAGATCGACGGCGTGGTGGTCAAGGTCGACGACTTCGCCGCCCAGGGCCGGCTCGGCGCCACGTCGCGGGCGCCGCGCTGGGCGATCGCCTACAAGTACCCGCCCGAGGAGGTGACCACCAAGCTGCTGGACATCCAGGTGAACGTCGGGCGCACCGGTCGGGTCACCCCGTTCGGGGTCATGGCGCCGGTGCGGGTGTCCGGGTCCACCGTCGAGATGGCCACCTTGCACAACCAGGACGAGGTGCGCCGCAAGGGCGTCCTGATCGGGGACACCGTCGTGCTGCGAAAGGCCGGCGACGTCATCCCGGAGATCGTCGGCCCGGTCGTGGAGCTGCGCGACGGCAGCGAGCGTGCCTTCGTGATGCCCACCCACTGCCCGGCGTGTGGCACCCCGCTGGCCCCCGAGAAGGAGGGGGACGTCGACATCCGCTGCCCGAACACGCGCTCCTGCCCCGCGCAGCTGCGGGAGCGGGTCTTCCACCTGGCCGGCCGGGGTGCCCTCGACATCGAGGTGCTCGGCTACGAGGCCGGCGCCGCGCTGCTCGAGTGCGGGCTGATCGCCGACGAGGGCGACGTGTTCGGGCTCACCGCCGAGCGGCTGGCCGGCTGCCCGTTCTTCACCCGCAAGGACGGCGGCCTGTCCACGAACGCGGCCAAGCTGCTGGACAACCTGGAGCGGGCCAAGGCGCAGCCGCTGTGGCGGGTGCTGGTGGCGCTGTCGATCCGGCACGTAGGGCCGACAGCCGCCCAGGCGCTGGCCCGTGAGCTGCGCGACCTCGACCGGATCGCCTCGACCCCGGCCCAGGAGCTGGCCGCGGTCGAGGGGGTCGGTCCGGTCATCGCGGAGTCGATCATCGAGTGGTTCACGGTCGACTGGCACCGCGAGCTGGTGGCCAAGTGGCGCGCGGCCGGTGTGCGGATGGCCGACGAGGCGGAGTCTGACGGCCCCCGGCCGCTCGACGGCGTCGCCGTTGTCCTCACCGGTACCCTCGCCGGCTGGACCAGGGACGCCGCCACCGAGGCCCTGCAGGCTCGCGGGGCGAAGGTCACCGGGTCGGTCTCCAAGACCACCGGCTTCGTCGTCGCCGGTGACGCACCGGGCAGCAAGTACGATAAGGCGCTGCAGCTGGGCGTCCCTGTGCTGGACGCCGACGGGCTGCGGGTGCTGCTCGAGCAGGGCCCGCAGGTGGCCCGCGCGCTCACCGCAGCCACCGACTGA
- a CDS encoding EAL domain-containing protein has protein sequence MDTPTRAGTPSVLRPNLFSAVYWPIVAAGAVVLGAAVVAAPTLGQVDHALALVCLSALVVFGELRPVVTSRSFGEGVTPSIAFTFAIMFLWGLWPAVAAQAIASVVADLAARKEWWRTLVNPAQYAVSLALAWLAMVPLGYTATASAWHHIVRGDLPVMIVAWIVYFLANNLIVSGLLAAHARAPLHALFFEDFRYLVVSNFSVFAISPLVALAVQMSLWWFPLLLPPLVAIYRTSAMSLEKEHQAHHDPLTGLPNRKLLLEQLESALAKANGAPLALFLLDLDRFKDVNDTLGHQMGDRMLEHVAGRIRGALRPEDTVARLGGDEFAILLTDVPGEDDAIEVAVRIRTALAEPFRTDGVLIELEASVGIALYPGHGTDVHQLQRSAEVAMYLAKEERSGIEVYAPDTDRHSTSRLGLLGSLRQSLDQGELELHYQPKVALGSGGVVGVEALVRWRHPERGLVYPDEFIPFAEHSGLMHRLTSYVVDAALAQAATWWSVGLHIPVAVNVSARDLHGPMLAQTVARGLQAHGLPARALRLELTERVLMSEPGRVAGTLDALERLGVSLSLDDFGTGYSSMVLLKRLPVSEIKVDRSFVQRMTQSTDDATIVRSIVELAHALGIEVVAEGVETIEAWDALDELGCDSAQGWYVGRPMPAAQATEWLLRHPSRSTALRVLRGGSASRPKG, from the coding sequence ATGGACACGCCGACGCGCGCCGGTACGCCCTCGGTGCTGCGCCCGAACCTGTTCAGCGCCGTCTACTGGCCGATCGTCGCGGCCGGCGCGGTGGTGCTCGGCGCGGCCGTCGTCGCCGCGCCGACCCTGGGCCAGGTCGACCATGCCCTGGCCCTGGTGTGCCTGTCCGCGCTCGTCGTCTTCGGTGAGCTGCGCCCGGTCGTCACCAGCCGGTCGTTCGGCGAGGGCGTCACGCCGTCCATCGCCTTCACCTTCGCGATCATGTTCCTGTGGGGGCTGTGGCCGGCCGTGGCGGCTCAGGCGATCGCCTCCGTCGTGGCCGACCTGGCCGCGCGCAAGGAGTGGTGGCGGACCCTGGTGAACCCGGCCCAGTACGCGGTCAGCCTCGCGCTGGCCTGGCTGGCCATGGTCCCCCTCGGCTACACGGCCACCGCCAGTGCCTGGCACCACATCGTCCGAGGCGACCTGCCGGTCATGATCGTCGCCTGGATCGTCTACTTCCTGGCCAACAACCTCATCGTCTCGGGGCTGCTCGCGGCGCACGCGCGAGCGCCGCTGCACGCGCTGTTCTTCGAGGACTTCCGCTACCTCGTCGTCTCGAACTTCTCGGTCTTCGCCATCTCGCCGCTGGTCGCCCTCGCGGTGCAGATGAGCCTGTGGTGGTTCCCGCTGCTGCTGCCGCCGCTGGTGGCCATCTACCGCACCTCGGCCATGTCCCTGGAGAAGGAGCACCAGGCCCACCACGACCCGCTCACCGGGCTGCCCAACCGCAAGCTGCTGCTCGAGCAGCTGGAGAGCGCCCTGGCGAAGGCCAACGGGGCCCCCCTGGCGCTGTTCCTGCTCGACCTCGACCGGTTCAAGGACGTCAACGACACCCTGGGGCACCAGATGGGCGACCGGATGCTCGAGCACGTTGCGGGACGGATCCGGGGCGCGCTGCGCCCGGAGGACACGGTCGCCCGGCTCGGCGGCGACGAGTTCGCCATCCTGCTGACCGATGTGCCCGGTGAGGACGACGCGATCGAGGTGGCGGTGCGGATCCGGACCGCGCTGGCCGAGCCGTTCCGCACCGACGGCGTCCTCATCGAGCTGGAGGCCAGCGTCGGCATCGCGCTGTACCCGGGACACGGGACCGACGTCCACCAGCTGCAGCGCTCGGCCGAGGTCGCCATGTACCTGGCCAAGGAGGAGCGCTCCGGGATCGAGGTCTACGCACCGGACACCGACCGCCATTCCACCAGCCGGCTCGGGCTGCTCGGCTCGCTGCGACAGTCGCTGGACCAGGGCGAGCTCGAGCTGCACTACCAGCCCAAGGTGGCGCTCGGCTCCGGCGGCGTGGTCGGCGTCGAGGCACTGGTCCGCTGGCGGCACCCGGAGCGCGGACTGGTCTACCCGGACGAGTTCATCCCGTTCGCCGAGCACTCCGGCCTGATGCACCGGCTGACGTCCTACGTGGTGGACGCCGCCCTGGCCCAGGCCGCGACCTGGTGGTCGGTGGGCCTGCACATCCCGGTCGCCGTCAACGTGTCGGCCCGCGACCTGCACGGCCCGATGCTCGCCCAGACCGTCGCCAGGGGCCTGCAGGCGCACGGCCTACCGGCCAGAGCGCTGCGCCTGGAGCTCACCGAGCGGGTGCTGATGTCCGAGCCCGGCCGGGTCGCCGGGACCCTGGACGCGCTCGAGCGGCTGGGCGTGTCGCTCAGCCTGGACGACTTCGGCACCGGCTACTCCTCGATGGTCCTGCTCAAGCGGCTTCCGGTCAGCGAGATCAAAGTCGACCGGTCGTTCGTGCAGCGGATGACCCAGTCGACCGACGATGCGACCATCGTCCGTTCGATCGTGGAGCTGGCCCACGCCCTCGGCATCGAGGTCGTGGCCGAGGGCGTCGAGACCATCGAGGCCTGGGACGCGCTGGACGAGCTGGGCTGCGACAGCGCCCAGGGCTGGTACGTCGGCCGCCCGATGCCGGCCGCGCAGGCGACCGAGTGGCTGCTGCGGCACCCCAGCCGCAGCACTGCCCTTCGGGTCCTTCGGGGCGGGTCGGCCTCAAGGCCGAAGGGTTAG